DNA from Pirellulales bacterium:
CTCGGCCGCCGTGGCGGCGTCGAGCGCGTAGCTTTTGAGCAGCTTGGGCCAGAGTTGGCGGAATAGCGGCGTCGATTCGAAGATGTCGAGCGTGTCCATCTTACCGTTGATTGCAACGGCGACGCCGACGATGTTCGCCGAATCTGCAACTTGCTTGTCGAGCGATTTGAAATACGGCTCGAGCCGTTCGACCGACTTGCGATCGAGGTAGTTGCCCGCGAAATCGCCCGACTCGCTTTCGACCCGATTCTTCATATTCGACTCGGCCACCTTGTCCCAAACCTTGCCCTGGTTCTTATCGGCCTGCACGGCCAGCCGCGCCGCCTTCGACACATTCCCCACCGATCCGATAAACTGGCTTTGGTCAACCTTGAGTTCGACGGTCCCGGCGCCTTGAGCCACCGGCGAGAATGAATTCGTCGCGCTTATGGTGGCATCCGCGTTCGCCGCCACGATGCCGCGAAGCTCGGCTGCACCTCGGCCAACCCAGCGGCCGTGCTCGACGCAAAACACGGCGATCGTCACCGGCTTGTCGCCCGGCGGGATGACGTATTCCTGGGCGATCGTGCGGTCCTGCTGGCCGCCGACGATGATCTCGCCGGGCATCAGATATAGCGGTTTTTTGGAATGGTTTACCAGTGCCAGATGGTTCACGTCGGCCCCGCGAGATCCCTGGCCGCCGAACGGATCAGCTCCCGCAGCATTTGCAACGGCCGCGCCCTGGGCGTCGATTTCCATCACCTTGACCGTGCCGGCCTTGAGGCCTTCGTCGAGCGTGGTGAAGCGGTTTTCGGTTCTTGGTGTTCGCGATGCGAGAGGGAAGATTGTCAGGTTCGCATAGTGGATCGGCTCGCCGACGGTCAGATCGCCGGTCGCGGGTGCAGCCGGCTTTGCGGCGTCTGCTCCCGCCGCACGATTCAACAGCGTTTCGATGAAAGCGAAAATCCCGAGGCTCGCCAACAGGCCCGCATAACATAAGTAGCGTCGCATACCGCACCTCCTCTGTTTTGTGCAGCGCGCAGCGGAAGGGCTGCTGAAACGACGAACGAATCGCGGCCGCCGACTCGATGCTCCGCTGCAAGCGTGGCAGCCACGAATCGCAAACGCGCCAAATTGGGCGATCGCGCGAGGTCGGCGAGCACTATCTCGCCGCGAATTCGGCGATCAGAATTGCCCGGCCGGAACCGGCCGAGTTTTCGACAAGCGGGCAGCCGGTTCTCCGTTCCTAGCGGGCGCCGGCTCCCTTCGCCATCAAGCTACCACAGCCCTCGCCGGGATAGCAAGTCTTTTGCAGACGGATCTGCCGCAATGCCGCGATGTGGCCGCACGACAGAGGTGGACCGCAAGAATGCCACGCAACGATCGCTGGATACATTTTGCCGCGGGCCGATAATCTCAGTCGCGGGGCCGCAGTAGATTTGCGCGTTCGCGGCGGATGGTGGCGTGCATGCGGAGTGTCGGTTCGCTCTCGCCGGACGCGGCGCTCGTGGCGGGAACGCGGTTGGATTTTCGCTTGGCAGGCCGGGCGGCATCGACGCGAAGCGATTCCGCTTCGGCTTCTTCCTCCGCCGTGTGTTCTAGTTCGTCGTCGCCTTCGTCGGACGGTTCTTCATCATCGTCGGACGAATTTTCTTTGCCGCCGTCGGCTTCATCGCCGGCTTCATCGTGGCCGCCTTCATCGTCGTCGTCTTCCTCCTCGTCGGACTCGTCCTCATCGGATTCAGCATCGTCGTCCGATTCATCGTCCGACTCGTCATCGTCGTCCTCCGATTCGTCCGCTTGCTCCTCGTATTCCTCGGGGTCGGCTTCGTCTTCTTCCTCGATCGCATCGTCGGCGGCTTCGGAATCGCTCTCATCTTCTTCGGCATTTTCGTCTGCCGTGTCTTCGTCCGCATCGGTGTCGAACGGCGCCTGTTCGCGAGCATCGGGCAAGATACGGTTGCGCTTGGTGCGCGGCGGCTCGGGCGTCGGCTCTTGGCCGATCATTTCGGCCCATTGTTCGAGCGTGATCAGCACTTCGCGGGCCTGCGAGCCGTTGTAGGTGCCGACGATGCCGTCCTCGGCCATGAAATCGATCAGGCGCGCCGCGCGTCCGTAGCCGATGCCCAACGACCGTTGCAACAGCGACACGCTTCCACGGCCTTCGCGAATCACGATGTCGACGGCCGCTTCGTAGAACTCATCGCGGCTCTTGAGCCGCTCGACAGATTCTTCGGTGTGGTCGGCCGTTTTCAATTGCACGAGTTCCTTGACGAACTGCGGCTCGGTGGTGGCCACGAAATCGACGACTTTGTTGATCTCGTCGTCGCCCAAATACGTTCCTTGGCCGCGGAGCAGCGTGCTCGTACCCGGCCAGAGGAAGAGCATATCGCCGTTGCCCAGTAGTTTGTCGGCCCCCATTTCATCGAGCACCACGCGGCTATCGGTGCGGCTGGCCACTTGAAACGCGATGCGGGCCGGCAAGTTCGATTTGATCAGGCCCGTGATCACGTCGACGGTGGGCTTCTGCGTGGCGAGCACGAGGTGGATGCCGATCGCCCGGCTCTTTTGCGCCAAGCGAATGATATGCTGCTCGACTTCTTTTCCCGAGGTCATCATCAGATCGGCGATCTCGTCGGCGACGATGACGATGTACGGCAAATGGAGCGGAATCTGGGCCCGCTCTTCGTCGGTTTCCGGTTGCAGCCGATCCATCAGCTCTTCTTCGCCAAGCTGATTGTAAACGCCGATATGCCGCACGCCGGCTCGGGCCAAGAGCGCATAGCGCTCTTCCATTTTCTCGACGGCCCAGGCCAGGATCGCCTCGGCCTTGCGCATGTCGGTCACCACGGGGTGCATCAAGTGCGGGAGCCGCTTATAAGGGCTGAGTTCGACCATCTTGGGATCGATCATCAGCATCCGCACGTCGTCGGGCCCCCGCGACATGAGCATCGACACGATGATCGAGTTGAGACACACGCTTTTGCCCGTGCCGGTGCGGCCGGCGATCAACAGGTGCGGCAGCGTGGAAAGATCGACCACGAGCGGATTGCCCGACACGTCTTTGCCGAGATAAATCGGGATGCGCATCTTTCGCGCCTTGCCGTCGGCTTCTTCGATCACCTCGCGCAGGCGGACAAGCTGGCGTTCGTTGTTGGGCACCTCGATGCCGACGGTGTTCTTGCCCGGAATCGGGGCCACGATGCGCACGCTCGGAACGCGCAGGGCGATGGCCAGGTCGTCGGCCAAGTTGGTGATCTTCGCCAGCCGCAGCCCCGCTTCGAGCTCGATTTCGTATTGGGCGATGACGGGCCCGGTTTCGATTTCGACCACTTTCACTTTGAAGCCGAAATTGGCGAACGTCTTTTCGAGAATCTTGGCTTTTTGGCGAACCTCTTGCTCATGGGCTTCGAGGGAAACGGCTTCGTTCGGCTCCAGCAGATCAATCGGCGGCAATTCATATTGCACCGGCTCTTCGGCTCGGCTGGCCGCTTCGAGCTGCTCGATCACCGAATCGCGATCCTTGGCGCCGCCGAGATTGCGAATCCGCAGCGCGCTCGCCAGGCGGGCGCCGATGCCCGACTTGGGTTCTTCGGATTCGGCCGCAGCGTCGGATTCTTCGCCACTGCCGGATGTTGCTTCCGCCTCGGTTTCGTCGCCGGATTCCTCGGTAGGTTCTTCCTCGGTCTCGTCGTTGCTGTCGGCTGTGGCAACTTCTTCGCTGGATTCGTCGACGCGCTTGCCGCGAATCCGCACCGAGGGCTGCGGCCTTTCGCCGTCGGCGCCGTGCCTGGCATCGTCAGCGTCGGCCTCGGGGCCGGCGTTCTTGTGTTTGCCGATGTCGTCGGTCCGCGGCTTCGATTTCGATTTTGCCGTGGCTTCCGGCGAAATACCCCGCACCTGCCGGCTCACGTGCCGCATCGCCACGAGCGGCAGCCAAGCCGACCAGAATCCGACCCGCAAGACCAGATAGTCGGTCGACAATAGCAGGCCGGCCAAGGTCAGACTGATCGCCAGAATAAACGCTCCGGCGCGAGCGAAGTGCAGTTCGAGCAGCGTGCGCGTGGCGGCGCCCAGATAGCCTCCCGGCCCGATCACCGGCCCGGGCGTCGCGCCATGGAAGCCCAAGGCCAAGAGCGTCGTGATCCCCAGCACGGCAAGCCCCCAGCCGGCCGCGCGAAACCACGGATCGCTCACCTGCCGGCGGCTTAAAAGGGCCGCATCGAGCGCCGCCAGCGAAAGCACGAGGAAATACGCCCCCAAGCCGATCGATTGCAGCAGCCATTCGGCGGCCAGTGCGCCGGAGCGGCCGCAGGCATTGGCAATTTTCGCATGCTGCGGATAGACGAGCGAACTCGGCGGATCGG
Protein-coding regions in this window:
- a CDS encoding DUF6569 family protein, with amino-acid sequence MRRYLCYAGLLASLGIFAFIETLLNRAAGADAAKPAAPATGDLTVGEPIHYANLTIFPLASRTPRTENRFTTLDEGLKAGTVKVMEIDAQGAAVANAAGADPFGGQGSRGADVNHLALVNHSKKPLYLMPGEIIVGGQQDRTIAQEYVIPPGDKPVTIAVFCVEHGRWVGRGAAELRGIVAANADATISATNSFSPVAQGAGTVELKVDQSQFIGSVGNVSKAARLAVQADKNQGKVWDKVAESNMKNRVESESGDFAGNYLDRKSVERLEPYFKSLDKQVADSANIVGVAVAINGKMDTLDIFESTPLFRQLWPKLLKSYALDAATAAEGETHQTSKSKPAKKTEKTASVDDARKFLTEAMSGRPEKSDKNGDIAITTLSTDHTLTFSAKDASRAEIGGASPAAGLGGYGGAIHTFGGSK
- a CDS encoding DNA translocase FtsK; the encoded protein is MLEKRSHKQDVVALALLALAVFLAISLLSYNPADPPSSLVYPQHAKIANACGRSGALAAEWLLQSIGLGAYFLVLSLAALDAALLSRRQVSDPWFRAAGWGLAVLGITTLLALGFHGATPGPVIGPGGYLGAATRTLLELHFARAGAFILAISLTLAGLLLSTDYLVLRVGFWSAWLPLVAMRHVSRQVRGISPEATAKSKSKPRTDDIGKHKNAGPEADADDARHGADGERPQPSVRIRGKRVDESSEEVATADSNDETEEEPTEESGDETEAEATSGSGEESDAAAESEEPKSGIGARLASALRIRNLGGAKDRDSVIEQLEAASRAEEPVQYELPPIDLLEPNEAVSLEAHEQEVRQKAKILEKTFANFGFKVKVVEIETGPVIAQYEIELEAGLRLAKITNLADDLAIALRVPSVRIVAPIPGKNTVGIEVPNNERQLVRLREVIEEADGKARKMRIPIYLGKDVSGNPLVVDLSTLPHLLIAGRTGTGKSVCLNSIIVSMLMSRGPDDVRMLMIDPKMVELSPYKRLPHLMHPVVTDMRKAEAILAWAVEKMEERYALLARAGVRHIGVYNQLGEEELMDRLQPETDEERAQIPLHLPYIVIVADEIADLMMTSGKEVEQHIIRLAQKSRAIGIHLVLATQKPTVDVITGLIKSNLPARIAFQVASRTDSRVVLDEMGADKLLGNGDMLFLWPGTSTLLRGQGTYLGDDEINKVVDFVATTEPQFVKELVQLKTADHTEESVERLKSRDEFYEAAVDIVIREGRGSVSLLQRSLGIGYGRAARLIDFMAEDGIVGTYNGSQAREVLITLEQWAEMIGQEPTPEPPRTKRNRILPDAREQAPFDTDADEDTADENAEEDESDSEAADDAIEEEDEADPEEYEEQADESEDDDDESDDESDDDAESDEDESDEEEDDDDEGGHDEAGDEADGGKENSSDDDEEPSDEGDDELEHTAEEEAEAESLRVDAARPAKRKSNRVPATSAASGESEPTLRMHATIRRERANLLRPRD